The Fodinibius salinus nucleotide sequence TGATATCTTTTCCATACTCTGTTCCCCGGCTTTCTATCACATTTTGATAAGTGTCCAGCCGAACATTGTTCGTTCGCTGGTTTATGTGACAATTGCTGCCGCTACAGCTTTGCTGAAAAATTTGCTGTACATTAGTAAAAGTAGGTTCAGTTCCAATGGGATTTTCGTTTCCACCGCCATTTCCACTGCTGTCAGATCCTGTACTGCTACTACTGCAGGAGCCTAAGACTAATCCCAAAGCACAAATAAAAACAGGGAACCAGCTGGTTAATCGTAGAAATTTATTGTTAGTTGAAGCCAACGACCTTCTTGTTTCGATACTCATATCATCTGGTATTTAGATTGACATTAAAATATTCGGATGGAAATCATCAGCAGTTATTTGTTTCATGGGAATCGTTTCAGCTAATAAAAATGGTAATTAAGTGATATAAGACTACCAACAGAGTAGAGATTAACATTGGCACGGCCTACTTCTTTCAGCGGAATGTTAAGAAATGGCTCAGCACGCAGGCTAAAATTACGACTTATATCCAGCTCATATCCTACCGATAAACTGGCGTTGCTAAAAAGATGGGCAGTTCCCGTATTCCCTTGCCATTGCTGGGAATATCCTGTTTGGTTGGACTGGTAAGTAAACTGGTATTTTTCGTTAAGCATAATGTAGGATGAAATCCCTGCGCTGGCAAAAAGCCTGGAATCATCAAAATTCATAAAGCGATAGGTGACTTTCAGGGGAATGTCAATGAGAATACATTGAGCCGTGGTTTGGGAAGCCCGAATATTTGAACTGCCATAATTCTGAGAACCAAAGGAGTATTGCCGGCTATTAGTTTTATACCGTACGTTAGATCGTATAGCACCGATAGAGATAGCGAACTTTTTATTGATATTATAACTGGCTGTGATACCAAATTTAGAACCTAAACCGTGAAAGTTAGATGTTGATCCCACTGTGCTGAGATCAGGTCCGAGGACTAGGCTTATTGATGCTTTTGGAATTTCTGATTGTGCTGAAACGGCTTGTGTGCTAGTAAAATGATTGCCAGCTGCATTTGAAGCCAAAAGCACGGTTTCCGAAGAAGAACTAACAGGGGATATGGTTGCTTGATTTACCGAATGTAAGGTGTCTAATTTTGCCAGATCACAATTTTTGCACTTGAATTGTGACACTGTTAAGCGGTCGGTCGAGGTTTGGAAAAGGCCCGAAGAATTAGCAATGGCTGATTCTTCGGATTTTGTTTTAGATGAGTTTTCTGGTTTGTCAGCTGTTGTCAGATTTTGAGAACTATTGCTTGGTTGATCGTTTTCTAATTCTAGTTGTGGAGTGTCGTTGTCGGAAGTGGTGGTATTTGAATTTTCTTTTTTATCAGAAGTAGGGCCGTCATCAATAGGTAACTCTGTGGGCGATTCAGTAATTTCTTCCGATTGATCGAGCTGTTCATTGAGCGAATTATTCTGTTTGTAATTCTGATAAGTGAAGTAGCCCAAGGTTGAAAACACAATTAGAGCTACAGCGGCAGCAAGCCAGCGTTTTTTGCGCGCAGCTCTTTTACGATCGGCAGCATCAAGACGGTCAGCCAGGGCATTCCAGTCTTCTTCTCGGTAAGAGATGTTGTAGTCCCCAGCTTTTTGTTGAAAAAGCTGTTTTAGAGGGTCATTGTAGTTTTCTTCAGACATAATAGTGGACTAGGTCATATTTTTTTCTAGTATCGCCTGCAGATTTTGTTTTGCTTTGGAAAGGTTTGATTTTGAAGTTCCCTCAGCAATGTCGAGCATATCAGCAATTTCTTTGTGCTTGAATCCTTCAATTACATGTAGGTTAAAAACCGTACGATAAGCAGGCGATAAATGTTGAATCATCTCGATAATTTCATCATAGGCGATGCCGCTCAGCACTTGTTCGTCTTTACGGAGACCATTTTCTGAAAGATCAAGTACTTCCATTTCGCGGTGTTTTTTTGTTTTGTGGTAATGATTAATTGCTGTATTAATCACAATTCTGCGCAGCCAAGGTTTAAAAGGCTGGTTGGTGTCATATTCTTTGATGTTGGAAAACACTTTCATAAAGGCATCATTTAGGATTTCTGCTGCCTCATCACGTGATTCGGCATACCGCAGCGTAATGCTCATGCCATAAGCATAGAACATCTGATAAAGCTTTTTCTGACTTTTACGCTGTCGATTGCAACAGCCCTTAATAATTTCCTCCATCAAAAGGCGTATTTATAGTATCAATAAAAAAATTGATTGTCTGTCGCCAACCTTTATTTACCAATACAGTATTTTAGGGTGCAGGGTTGCCTATAAATTACTATTAATTTGATATAACAGAATATAAACTGATAGGGTGTAACCCTTGTTCATTTATTTGCGTATAGCGTATTGTAACTAAATCAA carries:
- a CDS encoding outer membrane beta-barrel protein, with the protein product MSEENYNDPLKQLFQQKAGDYNISYREEDWNALADRLDAADRKRAARKKRWLAAAVALIVFSTLGYFTYQNYKQNNSLNEQLDQSEEITESPTELPIDDGPTSDKKENSNTTTSDNDTPQLELENDQPSNSSQNLTTADKPENSSKTKSEESAIANSSGLFQTSTDRLTVSQFKCKNCDLAKLDTLHSVNQATISPVSSSSETVLLASNAAGNHFTSTQAVSAQSEIPKASISLVLGPDLSTVGSTSNFHGLGSKFGITASYNINKKFAISIGAIRSNVRYKTNSRQYSFGSQNYGSSNIRASQTTAQCILIDIPLKVTYRFMNFDDSRLFASAGISSYIMLNEKYQFTYQSNQTGYSQQWQGNTGTAHLFSNASLSVGYELDISRNFSLRAEPFLNIPLKEVGRANVNLYSVGSLISLNYHFY
- a CDS encoding RNA polymerase sigma factor; translation: MEEIIKGCCNRQRKSQKKLYQMFYAYGMSITLRYAESRDEAAEILNDAFMKVFSNIKEYDTNQPFKPWLRRIVINTAINHYHKTKKHREMEVLDLSENGLRKDEQVLSGIAYDEIIEMIQHLSPAYRTVFNLHVIEGFKHKEIADMLDIAEGTSKSNLSKAKQNLQAILEKNMT